A DNA window from Tenuifilaceae bacterium CYCD contains the following coding sequences:
- a CDS encoding anti-sigma factor, with protein sequence MVLILDKQETVNKNIQINTMETLSNYSNKYSRIARYISGNMTKLEKVWFELIIARDSEMKELVNEMKKDWNTTGEFLNQKNINPNKAWSNLHQRLENENLIPSTEEATISFIPQAYIKYAAIILLISIIGGVGGYKYFNPKQILLTNTTNQNTLITTLPDGTTIYLAQNSTLAYPKRFVRGTRNVKLDGEAFFEVAKNPSKPFIIDTKAASVRVLGTSFNLKSADSKSFELNVVEGKVGVNLNSKPNEKIIAIAGDRVMANNETLVKEHLLKASTTKSTMIRLQFQDEQFENIIKVINKTYGSNIQLAGSTLKERRISVTFENDISSIVNILSVSFNLELNRQPDSTIILSEKHE encoded by the coding sequence ATGGTCTTAATCCTCGATAAACAGGAAACAGTCAATAAAAATATACAAATCAACACAATGGAGACTTTAAGCAATTACTCGAACAAATATTCCAGAATAGCCCGATACATATCTGGAAACATGACTAAACTTGAAAAGGTTTGGTTTGAGTTGATTATTGCCAGAGATTCCGAAATGAAAGAATTGGTGAACGAGATGAAGAAAGATTGGAACACTACAGGAGAGTTTTTAAATCAAAAAAACATCAATCCCAACAAAGCCTGGAGCAACTTGCACCAAAGACTCGAGAACGAAAACTTAATTCCTAGCACCGAAGAAGCTACCATTAGCTTTATACCGCAGGCTTACATTAAGTATGCTGCTATCATATTACTTATTTCAATTATTGGAGGAGTTGGCGGTTACAAATACTTTAACCCTAAGCAAATTTTGCTTACCAACACTACAAATCAAAACACTCTCATCACAACCCTTCCAGACGGAACTACAATTTACCTTGCTCAAAACTCAACATTAGCATATCCGAAACGATTTGTTAGAGGTACGCGCAATGTCAAACTCGATGGCGAAGCATTTTTTGAAGTAGCCAAAAACCCTAGCAAGCCATTCATAATAGATACAAAAGCCGCATCAGTAAGGGTTCTTGGAACATCATTTAACCTAAAATCTGCTGATTCTAAAAGTTTTGAACTAAATGTGGTTGAAGGAAAGGTTGGCGTTAACCTAAATAGTAAACCCAACGAAAAAATTATAGCCATTGCCGGAGATAGAGTTATGGCAAACAACGAAACATTGGTTAAGGAGCACCTATTGAAAGCAAGCACAACTAAAAGCACAATGATTCGGTTGCAGTTCCAAGACGAACAGTTTGAAAATATCATCAAGGTGATTAATAAAACCTACGGGTCTAACATTCAACTGGCGGGAAGCACCCTTAAGGAACGACGTATATCGGTAACATTTGAAAACGACATCAGTAGCATTGTAAATATTCTTTCGGTATCATTTAACCTTGAACTAAATCGCCAACCAGACAGTACAATAATTCTTTCGGAAAAACATGAATAG
- a CDS encoding DNA-directed RNA polymerase sigma-70 factor, with product MSLKDLNRQGRIKQNDLSEFEDLFKSYYSPLCNYVFGIIKDIDQAEEIVQEFFYTYWKNRKEISIKLSLKAYMYKSVKNSALRYIQHKQVEEKYRKYAKAEESVTTINNMLEDNELSGILENTLNELPDRCRQIFELSRFSGLKYQEIADMLSISVKTVEADMTKALMTFRQRLGRYGLNPR from the coding sequence ATGAGTCTTAAAGATTTAAACCGTCAGGGACGTATTAAGCAGAATGATCTCAGTGAATTCGAGGATCTTTTCAAAAGTTATTACTCGCCTTTGTGTAACTATGTTTTTGGAATTATAAAAGACATTGATCAGGCAGAAGAAATTGTACAGGAGTTCTTTTACACATACTGGAAAAACCGAAAAGAAATAAGTATCAAACTTTCGCTAAAAGCATACATGTACAAATCGGTTAAGAATAGTGCGCTAAGGTATATCCAGCACAAGCAGGTTGAGGAAAAGTACAGAAAATATGCTAAAGCAGAAGAGTCCGTTACAACAATCAACAATATGCTTGAAGATAACGAGCTTTCAGGAATTCTAGAGAATACTCTTAACGAGCTCCCGGATAGATGCCGTCAGATTTTCGAGTTAAGTAGATTCAGCGGATTAAAGTACCAAGAAATTGCAGACATGCTGTCTATTTCGGTTAAAACAGTGGAAGCGGATATGACAAAAGCATTAATGACATTTCGCCAAAGACTTGGCAGATATGGTCTTAATCCTCGATAA